A window from Triticum aestivum cultivar Chinese Spring chromosome 6D, IWGSC CS RefSeq v2.1, whole genome shotgun sequence encodes these proteins:
- the LOC123141942 gene encoding uncharacterized protein, translating into MAASARTCLVVAALACALTLALRSADAQADESQKPKCAPGAATTCRVGALRDPENQEEEGLLNVKVPSSAADDDYSDPDQPKDPDQSDGDDLVVLGH; encoded by the coding sequence ATGGCGGCGTCCGCGCGCACATGCCTGGTGGTGGCAGCGCTGGCGTGCGCGCTAACACTGGCGCTGCGCTCGGCGGACGCACAGGCGGACGAGTCCCAGAAGCCCAAGTGCGCTCCGGGCGCCGCCACGACGTGCCGCGTGGGCGCGTTGCGCGACCCGGAGAACCAGGAGGAGGAGGGCCTGCTCAACGTGAAGGTGCCGAGCAGCGCGGCCGACGACGACTACAGCGATCCCGACCAGCCCAAGGACCCCGACCAGTCCGACGGCGATGACCTCGTCGTCCTCGGCCACTGA